In Candidatus Methylomirabilota bacterium, a genomic segment contains:
- a CDS encoding NYN domain-containing protein, translating into MNGERKLALFIDFENIARGVKEAQYKAFEIKLVLERLLEKGKIIVRRAYADWNRFTEYKRPFHEWAIELIDVPQSRYSGKNSADIRMVVDALDLAYGKTHIDSFALVSGDSDFSPLVSKLRENDRYVIGLGVKSSSSDLLVGNCDEFIFYEDLIRDTKKTNLLRGLPEKKAEAMAQLIDAIQALQRENKETLWGSMVKQTMIRKNPAFNESYYGFSTFSKLLEEAAKQKIVTLERDEKSGTYVITALTEEGGRAA; encoded by the coding sequence ATGAACGGGGAACGGAAGCTGGCGCTGTTCATCGACTTCGAGAACATCGCCCGCGGCGTCAAGGAGGCGCAGTACAAGGCCTTCGAGATCAAGCTGGTGCTCGAACGATTGCTGGAGAAGGGCAAGATCATCGTCCGCCGGGCCTACGCGGACTGGAACCGCTTCACCGAGTACAAGCGCCCCTTCCACGAGTGGGCGATCGAGCTGATCGACGTTCCGCAGAGCCGCTACAGCGGCAAGAACTCGGCGGACATCCGGATGGTGGTGGACGCGCTCGACCTCGCCTACGGCAAGACCCACATCGACTCGTTCGCGCTCGTGTCCGGCGATTCCGACTTCTCGCCGCTCGTGTCGAAGCTCCGCGAGAACGACCGCTACGTCATCGGGCTCGGGGTCAAGTCGTCCTCGTCCGACCTCCTCGTCGGCAACTGCGACGAGTTCATCTTCTACGAGGACCTGATCCGCGACACGAAGAAGACCAACCTCCTGCGGGGGCTCCCCGAGAAGAAGGCCGAGGCGATGGCGCAGCTCATCGATGCGATCCAGGCGCTGCAGCGCGAAAACAAAGAGACGTTGTGGGGCTCGATGGTCAAGCAGACGATGATCCGCAAGAACCCGGCCTTCAACGAGTCGTACTACGGGTTCTCGACCTTCTCGAAGCTCCTCGAGGAGGCCGCCAAGCAGAAGATCGTCACGCTCGAGCGCGACGAGAAGAGCGGCACGTACGTCATCACGGCCCTCACGGAAGAGGGCGGCCGCGCCGCCTGA